TGAAGCCGTTCGGTCAATGCCAAATAACTTGGCCGAAAGTCGTGCCCCCATTGAGAAATACAGTGGGCTTCGTCGACCGCTACCAAATCAATCGGCAGGTTGGCCAAGCGGTTAAACGCCCCGGAATCCAAGCGTTCAGGAGAAACATACAGCAGCTTAACCTCACCGTCTCGAGCCTGCTGAAAGCGCTCGTCGATTTCGTCAAAATCCAGGCTACTGTTAATAAACGTTGCCGGAATGCCCGTTTCGTTCAGCGCGTCTACTTGGTCTTTCATCAAGGCAATCAGTGGCGAAACCACGAGGGTCAGGCCATCTTCTAACATTGCCGGAATCTGATAACACAGCGATTTCCCGCCGCCGGTCGGCATGATGGTCAAGACGTTTTGATGGGCCAAAATGTCGTTAATGACGGTCTGCTGTCCAGGGCGAAAGCTGTCATAGCCAAATTTAGTTTTTAATAGTTTTTCGGGCGTCAACCTGTTCAGTCCTCTTTTCGAATTAGTCACATACTATAGTATACGAAAAAATCAGCCCCATGTCTTCAACCATCCGGGGATCGAAGTTAACAACCGGCGACAAAATCCATGAGAGAAGCGTTTGCTTATGCTATTCTAAAAAAGGAATACTAATAGAAATGGGTGATGATTATGCAGCAAATTTCCACAAAAACTTTAAATATGAATGTCCAAAAAGATTTGAATTTTACCTGGTCAACGCAAGCAATCCTTTTCTGTGCCATCATCATTGCCTGTATCGGCCTCAACGTTGATTCCGCGCCCGTCGTCATCGGAGCGATGCTGATCTCGCCATTAATGGCGCCAATTGTCGGGATCGGCTACGGCTTGGGAAATAGCAATCCAAAGCTATTATCAAAAGCGGCGAGACTCTTTTTGATCCAGGTAACCATCGGGATCATCGGTGCAACCATTTACTTTTTCATTTTGCCATTAAATACCGCCAGTGCCCAACTGCTCGCCCGAACCGAACCCACTCTCTGGGACGTTTTAATTGCTTTTTTTGGCGGTTTTGCCGGCGTCATCAGTTCTGCTAAAAAAGATGGTGGCAACGTCGTCCCCGGGGTTGCCATTGCCACGGCCTTAATGCCGCCGCTATGTACGGTTGGGTATGGGATTAGTCATCTCAACGCTTCATTTATTTTGGGAGCGGGCTACTTATTTTTGATTAACGCCTTTTTCATCGCCCTGGCAACGGCAGCCGGGACCATCTTTTTCCGCATCCGTAGCGGTGAACGGCTGAATGTATCATTGCGCCAACAAGTTCTGATCGTCATCATTTCGATTATCATTGTCATTCCCAGCTCAATCTCAGCTTACACGATCGTCCACAATTCATTTGTCGACACGCAATTATCACAATTTATCAACGAGAAGCTCAGCAATCAATACATTGCCAAACAAAACGTTGACGGCAAAAATATTCAAATCTCGGTCATCGGCCAACGCTTGTCTGCCAGCCAAGTCGAGCAACTACAGCAGTCACTGAAGCAGTATCATCTCGGTGATTACCAGTTATCGTTGACACAGCTCACCAAAGGAAATTACATCACACCCAAAGAATTTCAAGATTATATGAAGCAATCAGACACTAATGACACAATTCAAACCAACACCAATTCAGCCGACAATGCCTCATTGACCAATGTCCAAAATGACATCGTCAAAAAATATCCCAAACAAATCAGCAATATTTTTGTTGGCCAAGTTCAAGACAAAGCCAATCACACGATTTCCCTGATTGCCATTCAGCTCTCGGATAACGGCAAAGGAAAAGCGACTGAGATTGAGAAGGCTGCCACAAAGACTGCCGCTAATAACAATGTTAATGCCGTCGTTCGCATGATGACTCCTTCCCAACAGGGTGATTAAAGTCACAATGTATGATTCTTTGATTATCAACTTGGCTTGTGCATAAAATAATAAGTTATCTTCCTTGTACGCGCATAAAATTCGTAGTATTCTTCGCGTATGGAAGGGCTTACACGAATTGATTAGAGACGGTCGAGTTATTTTCGAAAGGAGTTTTTGTTATGTCACGACAAATTACTGGTGCGGTGATCGAAGAATTAAATGCACCGTTCAAGTTGGAAACACTTGAAGTCGACGATCAGCCAAAAGCACATGAAGTATTGGTGCATATTGTTGCAAGTGGGATTTGTCACTCTGATGAAGCGGTTCGTAATGGGTCTGCCGGCGACTACGCATACCCTGGGGTTGTGGGTCATGAAGGTGCCGGAATTGTCGAAAAAGTTGGTTCGTCAGTTACCACCGTTAAAGAAGGCGACCACGTCATTCTCTCATACGATTACGATGGGACTTGTCGTCACTGCTTAACCGGTCACCCATCTTCATGTATTAACTGGGGGAAGCTGAATTTTGCGGGCGTTCGTCCCGATGGATCAGTCGCCTTTACCCGTGAAGATGGTTCACCAATTCATAATTTCTTTAACCAATCCTCATTTACCACCGAAACATTGGTTCAAGAACGAAACATTACGGTGATCGATAAAGATATTGACTTACGTAAAGTGGGCCCTCTCGGCTGTGGCTTTGTAACCGGATCTGGGACCGTATTTAACGGCTTAAACCCTAAAGAAGGCACAACGATTGCGATTGTCGGAACCGGTGCTGTGGGTTCCGCTGCTTTGATGGCTGCCAAGATTAAGGGCTGCTCAAAGATCATCTGTGTCGATATCCACGATTCACGTTTGGAAATGGCTAAAGAACTTGGCGCTACCGATACAATCAACAGTCTGAACGAAGACTGGGTTGATAAAGTGCATGAAATCACCAATGGTGAAGGTGTTGACTTTGCAATTGATACCACTGGAATTTCAGCTATTATGCACCAAGCCATCACTGCTTTGGCATCCGGCGGTCATCTGGCTCCAATCGCCGTTACTGCCAAGACATTGGAATTCATGCCATGGAATGAAATCACTGCGCTGCAAAAACACGTTGACGGCGTGCTGATGGGCGATGCGATTCCACAAATCGGGATTCAGACTTTAATCGATTTCTGGCAGGCAGGCGAATTCCCATTTGATAAGCTGGAAAAATTCTACACCTTTGATCAAGTCAACGAAGCCAACCAAGCTTCAAATGACGGCTCGGTTATCAAACCGGTCATGGTGATTGACCAGGACTACGTACCGGGTGAATAAATTGATTTGTATTATTAACGACATTTTGACATCCAAATGAGAAAGGCGGTTCTCAACAGCTAACTAGCTGTGGGAATCGCCTTTATTGATTCATTTGATTTAATTTTTGAGCTTACGTTGGATAAATTTGCCAATTCCAACTAATCCATTGAGTAGGCTGACAACAATTAATATCGCTTTGGCCTACCAACCGTCACCGCCAGTCTGAGGTAGTCCTGGTAACTGGCGGGCAACTGTCCGCGGAAGGATTCGAAGTTGCCAGTCCATAGCCTTATTCAGTAACCGTTTCTTTGGCAAATCCCTTGATCTCAGCCTGCTGATGCTGATTAATATTGCCCATCTTCGGCATCAAGCCATGAAGGTACAAATGATCCTTGGCAACTTTGATGTGCTTTTGATCCAAAATCTTGGTCAATTGCTTGCCCACTGTGAATAGACTGCCAGATGTGCCAAACAAAAAGACCTCTTTGACCTGCTTTGGATCCAGATTGCGGGCAAATTGTTTCAAGCGTTCATCGACGTTCAGGTTATAAATTCCCCCACCTAAATACAGTCGGTCAACCGTTCCGGTCAGCGGTGTATCAATCGATTTCGCCTCGATCTTCAATTGATTGCCTAACATGTTCGCAAGTTTTTCAGTATTCCCCGTTCGTGAATAATATCTAATTGCATCCATATTGTGCATCTCCTCACATTTTCGATTATAGTTCTGTATCCGCTTTCTTTCAAATAAGAATCGCGTTCTATCCGCATTTATTCTCTAAAATGAAATAATTATAAAGTTCAATTTAAAGCGTTTACATTTGATTAAGGACGCACTATACTCGAGTAAGTGAGGAAAAAATATGAATCAAAAATTTTTAAGGGGGTTATTTATTTATGGTTGAAACAATTAGTGGTTCAGATGCTGTTCTTAAGGTGCTCGAACAATGGGGTGTTAAGAACATCTACGGCCTGCCAGGTGGCTCATTTGACTCGACCATGAATGCGATTCACAACCAAAAGAAACAGATTAATTATGTACAGGTTCGTCATGAAGAAGCTGGCGCAATCGCTGCTGCCGCAACTGCCAAGTTGACTGGCAAAGTCGGCGTTTGTTTCGGATCAGCTGGTCCAGGCGCTGTTCATCTGCTCAACGGCCTGTATGACGCAAAAAGTGACGGCGTTCCCGTTGTTGCTTTAGTTGCGCAAGTACCAACCGGCAGCATGAACATGGACTTCTTCCAAGCAATGGATGAAGAGCCGATTTTTGATGATGTTGCTGTTTGGAACCGCACTGCCATGACTGCAGATGCATTGCCGCGAATGACTGACGAAGCCATCCGTCAAGCCTACATGAAACACGGTGTTGCAGTCTTAACGATTCCAAAGGACCTTGGCTGGGCTCAAATTAACGATACGTATCAACCAAACGTCAAGTCGCATCAAACACCTGTCTATCCAAGCCCTCGTCCAGAAGACGTTGAAGAAGCCGTTAAATTAATTAAAGAAGCTAAATCACCAATGATTTACTTCGGGATTGGTGCCAAGGATGCTGCCGACGAATTGAAGGAAGCTTCCGAAAAATTCAAGATGCCATTGGTTTCATCATTCTTAGCCAAAGGAATTCTCCCAGACGACTATCCAGCCTATCTTGGATCAACCGGCCGGGTTGCGCCAAAGGCCGGTTCAGAGGCCGGATTCAGCACCGACTTGATTCTGTGGGTCGGCAACAACGTCCCATTCAGCATCTTCTTGTTCAACAAACACGCTAAAGTCATTCAAATTGATATTCAAAGTGAAAAACTCGGTGAGCGTCGGCACAACGATGTTTCAATGTTGGCCGATTCAAAAGTTGCCTTGGATGCCATTCTTGAAGCCGGCGAAACCCGTCAGCCTTCAGCATTCTATCAGGCTTGCCTTGCCGATAAAGAAAACTGGAACAGCTGGTTGGACAGCTTCAAAGATTCCGATCAAATGCCGGTCCGTCCAGAACCAATCTTCGATGTCTTGAATCAAACTGCCTCCAACAAAGCAGTCTTCGCTGTTGATGTCGGCAACGTTGACATCAACTTCGACCGGCTGATCAACATGCACGACGACCAGAAATGGGCAACCTCAGGCATTTACGCAACCATGGGCTTTGCCCTGCCAGCATCAATCGCTGCCAAGCTTGAGTATCCAGACCGTGACGTCTACAGCCTCAGCGGTGATGGCGGCTTTGCAATGCTGATGGAAGAAGTCATGACCCAAGTCAAATATGGCCTGCACATCGTCAACATCATCTTCACCAACGAAACGCTTGGCTTTATCGAAGCGGAGCAGACTGACGATACTCATCAGCCATTATCCGGTGTTGATTTGCCTGACACTAATTGGGCTGAAGTCACCAAGGGAATGGGCGCCGTCAGTTACACCGTTCACACCAAGGAAGATATGCAAAAAGCCCTCAAAGATGCTGAAAACACTGATAAACCAGTGGTCATTGACGTTAAATTAACCCACGAGATGCCATTGACAACTCAGCACATGTTCCTGGACACTTCATGGCAGGATAAGGACAAAGTTGCCGAATACGTCAAGAAGTACCAGGCACAAGATTTGAAACCATTGAGCTACTTCTTGAAAGAAGCCGAGAACCATCAGCTTCAAACCAACTGATAATCGTTGTGAAAGAAGATCAAAGGCCGGAAACAAGCGCTTTTGTTTCCGGCCTTTGCACTACATAGAAAAGTAGGTAGTAAGGAGTGCCAGCGATGAAAGTCGTTTACTTGAATCAACATTCTCAATCAAATATGTCCAGCTCCCCCACCCCAATTGTCTTGGCGCTAGGCTTTTTTGACGGCGTACACAAAGGTCACCAGAAAGTCATCGCAACTGCGCGAAAAATTGCCAGCCAAAAGGGTTATCAACTAGCGGTCATGACCTTCAATCGACATGCCTCCAGAGTGTTTAATCATAGTCAAACCGCCAGTTTCAGATATCTAACCACCCTGAAACAGAAAATTGAACTGGTGCGGGCCACCCACGCGGATATTCTGTACGTCATCGACTTCACCAAACAATTCGCGGCCTTATCACCAAAGCACTTTGTAGACCAATACGTGATTGGGTTAAATGCCAAAGTCGTTGTCGCCGGCTTTGACTACACATTTGGCCGTGGTGGGACAACGACCATCGATTCACTGGCCAAAATCAGTGGCGGTAAGGTCAAAACGGTCACCGTCAACGAATTGGCCAGTGACCAACTAAAAATCAGTTCGACGCGAATTCGCCATTTGGTCCGCGACGGCAATATTCAAGAGGCGACACGCTTACTGGGTCATCCCTACGAAACCACTGGGAAATTGATTCATGCCCAAACTAATGGGTTATCGATCGTTAATCCATCCAGCCGTTTGCAGCAGTTGCCGGAAAGCGGGCGGTATTTGTGTGAGGTTCGGGTGGCGGATTCTATCGCCAAGGTTCCTGTGAACGTTGTCCATTCCGGAAATGGTGATCAAAGCGTCATCTACTTAAACCGAAAACGATTTGATCACCTCCCCCACGTGAATTCCTTGCCAGTGTGGATTCGCTGGGTTAATTAATCAATTTCAAAAACATCCCCACAAAGTTGCCTTAAGCTCTGTGGGGATGCTTTTGCAAATCAACATCATTTTGAAAGACTTTAGAAGCAATCAGCTCCAAGCCGATAATTCCGGATGGTTATCAATTTTTTTGTTCAACAGGTCAATTTAGAGATATAATTAATTTGTTAACTATTCTTATAAAAGAATTATAGTTAAATCTAAAAGGAGAATAAATGATTAGAAAACATATCGCATTATTACTTGCAATTTTTTCGTTTAGTACTTCAGCTGCGTTTCTGCAGGATCAATCTGTACAAGCAGCCAAGTGGCATCACGGAACGCCCACTGCCTTACGCGGGCATTGGCGAACGAATGTCTTTTGGCAATACGGCTTCCGTAATTACAACACCATGGCAATTGGAAAGCATGAACTTATTTCAACAATTCACGCAATCGGTAGTACTGCTGATGTCAGTTTGCCGACAATTTGGTCACCAAAGTACATATATCTTGGTCATCACCTGTACAAATTCAAAGGAATGGGACCTGGCGGTTTCAAAACCCACTGTTGGATAAAATGGAAAAATCATCGCTTATTAACAGTGAAAACGCCAAAAAGTGGATTGCCAGAACATTACTACCGTTAATCTGCAGTGAAGAAAGGAAGAATTCCATTGAAATTTACTAAAATGATCCTTACGATGGTATTTGTCTGCCTATTTGCCATCGGTTATCAAACAAGTACAACCAGTGCTGCGACCTGGCATGCCGGAACACCAACTGCGCTACAGGGGAAATGGCAACAAAAGTCCAGTAATCACGACGGCAACCATGCTTACTACAATAAGGTTTCTATTACTAAGGAATCATTGGAAACGACGTATTTCGGTGGCATGCCCGATTTATTTACCCATATCAAATGGCACAAAGTAAGCCACAACACCTACGTGCTGCATGCTCGACGTTTTATCGATGGTTATCAACACAAGATCCACAGACTCACGATTAAACGCATTTCCCATAATCGGATGTACATGCATCTGGATGGACACACATATTTTTCAAGTAGGCATCATTTATTTAATCGGTATTAGCAATGAAAATATAGTTACGAAAGAGGAGTTACTCAGTGTCTTGAGCAACTCCTCTTGTTGTATTCATCAATATTCAAATCATCGTTTAACAGCCTACTTCAAATACGACAACGGCTTTTGAACTTCAACCTTCGTACCATCATACTTATCCTTAATATACTTCTGAATCGCTGGTTCATGATACAGCTTCACCAACTTTTGGTAATCCTTGTTATGCCGGTTCTTCTTGGCCGTCGCCAACACGTTAATGTTGCTTCTGGTGCTGACGTCAATTTTTTCATGGAAGATCGAGTCTTTCAACACGTTCAAATGGCCTTCGAGTGCAACTGTGTTTGAGATTAAGACGGCGTCCAAATTGTGGAGAACCCGCGGACCCGTGGTATCGTCAATTTCTTTGAATTTTAAATGCTTGGGATTTGAGGCAATATCACTGGTATTTCCCAAAGCACCAAAATTTTTGTCGAGCTTGATGAGGCCGGCACTTTGCAGCAACAGCAGCCCCCGAGCCGTGTTCGCCGGATTATTGGCAATCGCAATTGTGGCGCCGTCTGGCAGCTCATTCACCTTCTTATATTTATCAGAATAAATTCCGAGCGGTTCCAGATATGTCGTCCCCAAAGCGGCCAACTGGGCCTTTTGATGTTCCTGATTGTATGCCTGTAAGTACGAGTATGACTGAAAGGCGTTGACGTCGATGCTGCCTTGAGCGGTGGCATTGTTAAGCTGAACACCATCGGTAATTTGTTTGACCTTAATTTTGAGGCCCAATTTTTTAGCCTGCTTACTGTCAGCAATATGATTCCAAATATCATAATCTGACCCTTGTGATCCGACCGTAATCGTGGCGCTCTTAGAATTGGATGCGTTGCCAGTCAGGGTGTGAATGCCAAAGACAATCCCAACCAATACCACAATGCCAATTAACGTATAAATAATGCCTTTACTATTCTTCATGTGTTTTCTCCTCAAATAATCATTTTTTTATAAGTGAACTGTCTTTTTTGCCAGCCAGTCGCCAGCGAATTGGACAATAAAGACCATGATCAAAATGACTAACATTGCTGCCACGGTGACATCATTTTGATAACGGGCGTAACCGATACTGATGGCAACATCACCCAGACCGCCAGAACCAATCGCCCCAGCCATAGTCGTCAGGCCAATCAAACTAATGACGGTCACAATGGAGGCTCGAATCAGATCAGGCAATCCTTCGCGTAAATAGATTCGGAAGATGATTTCCAAGTTTCCCGAACCCATTGAACGCGCGGCTTCAATCACCTGCGGATCAATTTCCAGCAAGGCGTTTTGAACTTGGCGGGCATAGAAGGGGAAAATTCCCACAACTAACGGCACTAAAGCCGCCGTCGTTCCAACCGTGGTGTGTACGATAAAGTTGGTAATCGGAAACATCACCGCCAGCAAAATGATAAACGGAATCGATCGCAATAAATTGACCACTTTGTCAACCAGGCTGTACACATACCCGTCTTCAGCGATACCCCCTTCTTGGGTAATCACCAGCAAAATGCCGATCCCAAGGCCCAAAATTCCGGCAATCAGAGAAGACCAAAATGTCATATAAATGGTCTCCCAAATTGACTGAACAAATTGCGGCCAAATATGGGCCACATTAGGAAATATTTGTTTTAACATCTTTCTGCTCTCCTCTCTTAGCCGTTGCCAATAATTTAACGTTGACGCCGTGTTGATTCAAAAAATTAATTCCATCGGCCAGATGTTTGGATTGTCCCGACAAGACAATGATCAAATAACCAATTGACGTTGAACCGATCCGTTCAATGTTGGCAAATAAAATGTTTGCTTTCAGTTTATACAGTTCTGTCAGGTCAGAAATCAAAGATTCCTTTGTGGCTTGACCATGAAACTTGAGAAAGAGTAGCCGTTCATTGGCGGCCAAATTCTGCAAACTTTGATCGGCTTTGATCTGTGCCAACGCTTCGGTCACATTTGCGGAGGAGTCGACAAAAGTCTGGGTTAAAGCCTGCTTGGGATTCGAGAAGACAGATGCGACATCCCCGCGCTCAATAATCTTTCCTGCGTCCATGACCGCAACGTGTTGGCAAATTGATTTAATAACCTGCATCTCATGGGTGATCAAGACAACCGTCAGCCCCAAACTTTCATTCAACCGCTTCAACAATTTCAAAATATCATCGGTCGTCTTGGGATCCAACGCACTGGTAGCTTCATCGCTGACCAAAATGTTGGGATCATTTGCCAATGATCTGGCGATGGCGACTCTTTGCTTTTGACCTCCGGAAAGCTGCTCCGGATAAGCCTGGACATATTCACTTAGACCGACCAAATCAAGCAGTTTCTTGGCTTTCAAGCGTCGATCTGTTTTACTGATTCGTTGGCTCAACAATGGATACTCGACGTTGCCCAATACCGTTCTGGAATTTAATAAATTAAAGTGCTGAAAAATCATGCCAATCTTTTTCCTGGCTTTTCGCAGTTCCGGATTGGCAAGTTGATCTAACCGTTGGCCACCAACAAGGACGTTGCCACTCGTTGGTCGTTGAAGCAGATTAATCGTTCGCAACAAGGTACTTTTACCGGCACCGGAATATCCGATGATGCCATAGATATCCCCCTTTTGAATCTGTAAGTTAACCCGATCGACCGCCTGCAGCGACTTGCCGCCCGACTGAAAAGTCACACTAACATCCTGCAGATCAATGATGGTGTTTTGTAAATCCGCCATATTTCATCCCTACTTTCAAAAAATAAAAACGCCCCTGTACTAAAGTACAGAAGCGTTTAATCGCGATACCATTCTGAGTTCACTTCGTTAGTTGCCTAAGAAGTCTCTTCAACCATCTCAATTTGAAATGGCGTGTCTAATAACGAAGACGAACCCGTCTGCCATTTTCATTCTGTGATCATGACAGCCAATCATCGGCCATTTTCACCACCCAACAGCGATCGACTTCCACCCAATGTCGACTCTCTTGACGCTGTCAGATAACTACTCTCCGATTCATTTTGTTTAAATCTATTCAACATTCCAAACACTTTTCGCCGTCTTGATGACCAGGGCCAATTTATGCCACTGATCGTCTTCCGTTAAGCGATTGCCCTCTTCAGTTGAGGCGAACCCGCATTGAGGAGAGATACAGAGATTGTCCAGTGGAACGTACTGGCTGGCATCCCTAATTCTGGCTTTGAGAAAGTCCTCTTTTTCCAGTTGAGGGCGCTTGCTGGTCACAATTCCGATCACAATTCGTTGATCCCGACGGTTATCAGCAATCTTCTTGAGGGGTTCAAAGCCACCTGAACGCTCATCGTCGTACTCCAGGAAATAGCCATCAATGTGGAGCTGAGCCAGGTAATCTGCGACTGGATCATAAGCGCCGGCCCCAGCCCATGTTGAGTCGTAGTTGCCCTTGCAGACATGCATGGTAATCGTCAGATCATCCGGCTTGTTATCGACAATCGCGTTAATCGCTTTCACAGCCGCTTTGGCCAATGGCACCAGTTCCGGTCGCAAAGTCTGCTTGGAAAAGCTGGCCCACATCCCCCACGAAGTATCATCAAGCTGCAGATAGCGGCAACCAAGGTCATAGAAATGTTGGACGGTCTGCTGATAAGCTTTGATTTCATCATCCAAGAAGGTGTCAAAGTCCCCATCGTAATAGTTGTCGAATACCTCCGCATCCTTGTTTGGGAAGAACACGGATGGACTGGGAATCGTCTGCTTAGCTGTAATGCCAGCTGGAACAATGCTGTTAAGGTATTTGAAGCCAGCAAAGAACGGGTGATCCGGGTTGTAGGCAATCTTGCCGGTAAATCGAATGCCGCCCTTTCGCGTTTCCTCGCCATGAAAATTGTAGCCGTGCTCAGGTTCAAAGAACTCAGCGCCATTGAATCCGGCGAAGAAATCAAGATGCCACCAGCTCCGGCGAAACTCACCGTCAGTCACATCCTTGAGTCCAAGGGCAACCTGCTTGTCCACAATTCGACGAATCTCTTGATTTTCAACCTGGGTTAAATCCGCTTGGGTAATTTTTTGGGCATGGTAATCTGCTCGTGCTTGCTTGAGTTTTGCCGGTCGTAATAAACTCCCGACTTCATCATATCGATATGGAAATTTTAATTTTGCTGCAACTGTCATTTTGACCACTCCTTATTTTTTCGAATAAAAAAGTCCTCATACAGAATAACTCTGTACAAGGACGATATTAATCGTGTTACCACCTTAATTTTCACACAGCTCACACCATGTGACTCACTTGGTACTCAACCAACTTGAATACCGCAACGCGATAAGGTGCGTTCGCCATGTCATCTTGCTGGTGCTCGACGACATTGTGCTCAAAGACCATCTTCACCGATTTTTCGCCATCCACTTTCACCAAATGTGGACTCTCTAAAGACGCTTCCACGACTACTCATCTTTTCACTGCTTTTGTTTATCAATTTAACTAATGAGTTTAAGCTAAATTATGAGAAAGTCAAGGGCGTATTTTAATCTGAATGGTTTTGAAATTAGAACAATACCTGTTAAAACGCTATTTATCGCGATTAAAGTGTACGATATTCTAATGAAATTTTCAAGATTCACGGAAGATTACCAAACTTTCTCATCACTTCAGATTGCATCCCTGAAATAAATCATCTATGATTCAAACTATATCTGTGACACTCATTTAACAAATCCACCAACATCAAGGAGAAATCATGCAACCAACTCAACTAGCCGTCAACTTAATCAAACAAATGCCGGAACTTCCCACCGGCTGCGAAATTACCGCAGTCACAATGATGCTCCAATACGCCGGCCAACCTGTCGACAAAGTGACCCTGGCTCACGAAATGCCCTACGATGCCAGCGATTGGAATAAGGGCTTCGTCGGTGACCCATTTACCGAGAACGGTGACAGCATTTATCCACCGGCACTAGTCGGTCTGGTCACCAAATACGCCGGTCATGCGGTGGATCTCAGCGGCAAATCAATCACCCAATTAAAACAATTCCTGGTCGAAAAGCAACACCCAATCGTTGTCTGGGTCGGCCAATTCGATGGCTTTGCCACTCATGCGCTGGTGATGACCGGCTTTGACGACCAACAGGTTTATTACACTGACTGCTGGACTGGTGAGCGGACTTTCATGCCGACAGAAGATTTTGAGCAAATCCGCTCAAAGAAAATGAAGCTGGCAATTAGTTATTAGAAGTCTTCGCAAGCCTTCCCTGAACGAATACCTGCTTCACGTCCGCCTCTGAAGCGTGGTACATGATTTTTTCAAAAATTTGATCCATGCTTTCATCTTCGAAAGACTTCAACGGTGACTTGACCACTTGCAAGTCAGCCAAATAG
Above is a genomic segment from Lentilactobacillus buchneri containing:
- a CDS encoding DUF389 domain-containing protein, translating into MNVQKDLNFTWSTQAILFCAIIIACIGLNVDSAPVVIGAMLISPLMAPIVGIGYGLGNSNPKLLSKAARLFLIQVTIGIIGATIYFFILPLNTASAQLLARTEPTLWDVLIAFFGGFAGVISSAKKDGGNVVPGVAIATALMPPLCTVGYGISHLNASFILGAGYLFLINAFFIALATAAGTIFFRIRSGERLNVSLRQQVLIVIISIIIVIPSSISAYTIVHNSFVDTQLSQFINEKLSNQYIAKQNVDGKNIQISVIGQRLSASQVEQLQQSLKQYHLGDYQLSLTQLTKGNYITPKEFQDYMKQSDTNDTIQTNTNSADNASLTNVQNDIVKKYPKQISNIFVGQVQDKANHTISLIAIQLSDNGKGKATEIEKAATKTAANNNVNAVVRMMTPSQQGD
- the spxB gene encoding pyruvate oxidase — translated: MVETISGSDAVLKVLEQWGVKNIYGLPGGSFDSTMNAIHNQKKQINYVQVRHEEAGAIAAAATAKLTGKVGVCFGSAGPGAVHLLNGLYDAKSDGVPVVALVAQVPTGSMNMDFFQAMDEEPIFDDVAVWNRTAMTADALPRMTDEAIRQAYMKHGVAVLTIPKDLGWAQINDTYQPNVKSHQTPVYPSPRPEDVEEAVKLIKEAKSPMIYFGIGAKDAADELKEASEKFKMPLVSSFLAKGILPDDYPAYLGSTGRVAPKAGSEAGFSTDLILWVGNNVPFSIFLFNKHAKVIQIDIQSEKLGERRHNDVSMLADSKVALDAILEAGETRQPSAFYQACLADKENWNSWLDSFKDSDQMPVRPEPIFDVLNQTASNKAVFAVDVGNVDINFDRLINMHDDQKWATSGIYATMGFALPASIAAKLEYPDRDVYSLSGDGGFAMLMEEVMTQVKYGLHIVNIIFTNETLGFIEAEQTDDTHQPLSGVDLPDTNWAEVTKGMGAVSYTVHTKEDMQKALKDAENTDKPVVIDVKLTHEMPLTTQHMFLDTSWQDKDKVAEYVKKYQAQDLKPLSYFLKEAENHQLQTN
- a CDS encoding MetQ/NlpA family ABC transporter substrate-binding protein — encoded protein: MKNSKGIIYTLIGIVVLVGIVFGIHTLTGNASNSKSATITVGSQGSDYDIWNHIADSKQAKKLGLKIKVKQITDGVQLNNATAQGSIDVNAFQSYSYLQAYNQEHQKAQLAALGTTYLEPLGIYSDKYKKVNELPDGATIAIANNPANTARGLLLLQSAGLIKLDKNFGALGNTSDIASNPKHLKFKEIDDTTGPRVLHNLDAVLISNTVALEGHLNVLKDSIFHEKIDVSTRSNINVLATAKKNRHNKDYQKLVKLYHEPAIQKYIKDKYDGTKVEVQKPLSYLK
- a CDS encoding NAD(P)-dependent alcohol dehydrogenase produces the protein MSRQITGAVIEELNAPFKLETLEVDDQPKAHEVLVHIVASGICHSDEAVRNGSAGDYAYPGVVGHEGAGIVEKVGSSVTTVKEGDHVILSYDYDGTCRHCLTGHPSSCINWGKLNFAGVRPDGSVAFTREDGSPIHNFFNQSSFTTETLVQERNITVIDKDIDLRKVGPLGCGFVTGSGTVFNGLNPKEGTTIAIVGTGAVGSAALMAAKIKGCSKIICVDIHDSRLEMAKELGATDTINSLNEDWVDKVHEITNGEGVDFAIDTTGISAIMHQAITALASGGHLAPIAVTAKTLEFMPWNEITALQKHVDGVLMGDAIPQIGIQTLIDFWQAGEFPFDKLEKFYTFDQVNEANQASNDGSVIKPVMVIDQDYVPGE
- a CDS encoding flavodoxin family protein, which codes for MDAIRYYSRTGNTEKLANMLGNQLKIEAKSIDTPLTGTVDRLYLGGGIYNLNVDERLKQFARNLDPKQVKEVFLFGTSGSLFTVGKQLTKILDQKHIKVAKDHLYLHGLMPKMGNINQHQQAEIKGFAKETVTE
- a CDS encoding FAD synthetase family protein, encoding MKVVYLNQHSQSNMSSSPTPIVLALGFFDGVHKGHQKVIATARKIASQKGYQLAVMTFNRHASRVFNHSQTASFRYLTTLKQKIELVRATHADILYVIDFTKQFAALSPKHFVDQYVIGLNAKVVVAGFDYTFGRGGTTTIDSLAKISGGKVKTVTVNELASDQLKISSTRIRHLVRDGNIQEATRLLGHPYETTGKLIHAQTNGLSIVNPSSRLQQLPESGRYLCEVRVADSIAKVPVNVVHSGNGDQSVIYLNRKRFDHLPHVNSLPVWIRWVN
- a CDS encoding methionine ABC transporter permease; the encoded protein is MLKQIFPNVAHIWPQFVQSIWETIYMTFWSSLIAGILGLGIGILLVITQEGGIAEDGYVYSLVDKVVNLLRSIPFIILLAVMFPITNFIVHTTVGTTAALVPLVVGIFPFYARQVQNALLEIDPQVIEAARSMGSGNLEIIFRIYLREGLPDLIRASIVTVISLIGLTTMAGAIGSGGLGDVAISIGYARYQNDVTVAAMLVILIMVFIVQFAGDWLAKKTVHL